Proteins encoded within one genomic window of Chitinophaga parva:
- a CDS encoding MATE family efflux transporter, producing the protein MDTVSFGAMSSVYAYITFINVILTYGMETTFFRFAKQGQERAVLSTSMISLIASSTIAFILFMLVRTPVINSPQGVMAGLTGHPSYYLYIVLVLCFDAVTAIPYAQLRLDGRPVRYAIIRIANILTNIFFNVFFLWLGPKLHASGVPFMPHPTTGGEQIGYIYLANVMGSGMTLLLFLPQILKIDWKINWPLWKQLLQYSLPLVVFGLAGMVNETLDRAWFLPTYLHMPLHEKQEALSIYSANYKMAIFITMFIQAFKMGAEPFFFKQSEGQNPQKVYARIMKLFVVLLCVMFLFVSLFLDIWKIFLVKNKFYQQGLFIVPVLLLANVFLGIYYNLTIWFKITDRTRTGAAITIITALLAWGCNAWWIPRMGYFGAALATMVCYLVQMVICWALGQKYYPVPYHLPRILTYIGSAVVVYYFFAWLTNHLLSPGAPYALTPATLGTGLLFFFAYLWFVLKMEKREFAKLPFVGKYIGKL; encoded by the coding sequence ATGGACACCGTGTCTTTCGGGGCCATGTCCAGCGTATACGCCTACATTACCTTTATCAATGTGATCCTCACTTATGGGATGGAGACCACTTTCTTCCGCTTTGCCAAGCAGGGCCAGGAAAGAGCGGTGCTCAGCACTTCCATGATCTCCCTCATTGCCAGTTCCACCATTGCCTTCATCCTGTTCATGCTGGTGCGCACCCCGGTGATCAATTCTCCCCAGGGCGTGATGGCCGGGCTTACCGGGCATCCCAGCTACTACCTGTACATTGTCCTGGTGCTGTGTTTTGATGCCGTAACGGCCATTCCCTATGCGCAGCTGCGCCTGGACGGGCGCCCGGTGCGCTATGCCATTATCCGCATTGCCAATATCCTTACCAATATTTTCTTCAACGTATTTTTCCTGTGGCTGGGGCCCAAGCTGCACGCCAGCGGGGTGCCTTTCATGCCCCATCCCACCACCGGCGGTGAGCAGATCGGCTACATTTACCTGGCCAATGTAATGGGCAGCGGCATGACCCTTCTGCTCTTCCTGCCCCAGATCCTGAAGATAGACTGGAAGATCAACTGGCCGCTGTGGAAGCAACTACTGCAATACTCCCTGCCCCTGGTGGTGTTTGGCCTGGCCGGTATGGTCAATGAAACCCTGGACCGTGCCTGGTTCCTGCCCACCTACCTGCACATGCCCCTGCATGAAAAGCAGGAGGCGCTGTCTATTTACAGCGCCAATTACAAGATGGCCATCTTCATCACCATGTTCATACAGGCGTTTAAGATGGGGGCAGAGCCTTTCTTCTTTAAACAATCGGAGGGCCAGAACCCACAGAAGGTGTATGCCCGTATCATGAAACTCTTCGTGGTGCTGCTTTGTGTGATGTTCCTCTTTGTGAGCCTCTTCCTGGACATCTGGAAAATATTCCTGGTAAAGAACAAGTTTTACCAGCAGGGGCTTTTCATTGTACCGGTATTATTGCTGGCCAATGTATTCCTGGGCATTTATTATAACCTTACCATCTGGTTCAAGATCACAGACCGTACCCGCACCGGGGCGGCCATCACCATTATTACCGCGCTGCTGGCCTGGGGCTGTAATGCATGGTGGATACCCAGGATGGGCTATTTTGGCGCGGCGCTGGCCACCATGGTGTGCTACCTGGTCCAGATGGTGATCTGCTGGGCCCTGGGGCAAAAATATTACCCCGTGCCTTACCACCTGCCCCGCATCCTCACTTACATCGGGAGCGCCGTGGTGGTGTATTATTTCTTTGCATGGCTTACCAACCACCTGCTTTCACCCGGCGCTCCATACGCCCTTACCCCGGCCACCCTGGGCACCGGCCTGCTGTTCTTCTTTGCTTATCTTTGGTTTGTACTGAAAATGGAGAAAAGAGAATTTGCCAAACTCCCGTTTGTGGGCAAATACATCGGTAAATTGTAG